The Theropithecus gelada isolate Dixy chromosome X, Tgel_1.0, whole genome shotgun sequence genome includes a window with the following:
- the PABPC1L2A gene encoding polyadenylate-binding protein 1-like 2 produces the protein MASLYVGDLHPEVTEAMLYEKFSPAGPILSIRICRDKITRRSLGYAYVNYQQPVDAKRALETLNFDVIKGRPVRIMWSQRDPSLRKSGVGNVFIKNLGKTIDNKALYNIFSAFGNILSCKVACDEKGPKGYGFVHFQKQESAERAIDVMNGMFLNYRKIFVGRFKSHKEREAERGAWARQSTSADVKDFEEDTDEEATLR, from the coding sequence ATGGCCTCCCTGTACGTGGGCGACCTGCACCCTGAGGTGACCGAGGCAATGCTGTACGAGAAATTCAGTCCAGCTGGGCCCATCCTCTCCATCCGCATCTGCAGGGACAAGATCACCCGCCGCTCATTGGGCTACGCATATGTCAACTACCAGCAACCGGTGGACGCCAAGCGGGCCCTGGAGACCCTGAACTTTGATGTCATAAAGGGCAGGCCAGTGCGCATCATGTGGTCCCAGAGGGACCCGTCGCTCCGCAAGAGCGGGGTGGGCAACGTCTTCATCAAGAACCTGGGCAAGACCATCGACAACAAGGCGCTGTACAACATCTTCTCGGCGTTCGGCAACATCCTTTCCTGCAAAGTGGCCTGTGACGAAAAGGGGCCCAAGGGCTACGGGTTCGTGCACTTCCAAAAGCAGGAATCCGCGGAGCGGGCCATCGACGTGATGAATGGCATGTTCCTGAACTACCGCAAAATTTTCGTCGGGAGATTCAAGTCGCATAAAGAACGAGAGGCCGAAAGGGGAGCCTGGGCCAGGCAGTCCACTAGTGCTGACGTCAAGGATTTCGAGGAAGACACCGACGAGGAGGCCACCTTGCGATGA